A genomic window from Oryctolagus cuniculus chromosome 12, mOryCun1.1, whole genome shotgun sequence includes:
- the SKIC8 gene encoding superkiller complex protein 8 isoform X1, which yields MTNQYSILFKQEQAHDDAIWSVAWGTNKKENTETVVTGSLDDLVKVWKWCDERLDLQWSLEGHQLGVVSVDISHTLPIAASSSLDAHIRLWDLENGKQIKSIDAGPVDAWTLAFSPDSQYLATGTHVGKVNIFGVESGKKEYSLDTRGKFILSIAYSPDGKYLASGAIDGIINIFDIATGKLLHTLEGHAMPIRSLTFSPDSQLLVTASDDGYIKIYDVQHANLAGTLSGHASWVLNVAFCPDDTHFVSSSSDKSVKVWDVGTRTCVHTFFDHQDQVWGVKYNGNGSKVVSVGDDQEIHVYDCPV from the exons ATGACCAACCAG TACAGCATTCTCTTCAAACAGGAGCAAG CCCACGACGATGCCATTTGGTCAGTTGCCTGGGGAACAAACAAGAAGGAGAACACTGAGACGGTGGTGACGGGCTCCCTGGACGACCTGGTGAAGGTCTGGAAATG GTGTGATGAGCGGCTGGACCTGCAGTGGAGCCTGGAGGGACATCAGCTGGGGGTGGTATCCGTGGACATCAGCCACACGCTGCCCATTGCTGCGTCCAGTTCTCTCGACGCACACATCCGTCTCTGGGACTTAGAAAATGGCAAACAGATAAAGTCTATAGATGCAGGACCTG TGGATGCCTGGACTTTGGCCTTCTCCCCCGATTCCCAGTATCTGGCCACAGGAACTCATGTGGGGAAAGTGAACATCTTTGGTGTGGAAAGTGGGAAAAAGGAATATTCCTTGGACACAAGAGGAAAATTCATTCTCAGTATTGCTTAC AGTCCCGACGGGAAGTACCTGGCCAGCGGAGCCATCGACGGCATCATCAATATTTTTGACATTGCCACCGGGAAGCTTCTGCACACGCTGGAAG GCCACGCCATGCCCATTCGCTCCTTAACGTTTTCCCCAGACTCGCAGCTCCTCGTCACGGCCTCAGACGACGGCTACATCAAGATCTATGATGT GCAGCACGCCAACCTGGCCGGCACACTGAGTGGACACGCCTCCTGGGTGCTGAACGTCGCCTTTTGTCCCGACGACACGCACTTTGTTTCCAG CTCATCTGACAAGAGTGTGAAAGTCTGGGATGTTGGCACGAGGACCTGTGTGCACACCTTCTTTGATCACCAGGATCAG
- the SKIC8 gene encoding superkiller complex protein 8 isoform X2 — MTNQYSILFKQEQAHDDAIWSVAWGTNKKENTETVVTGSLDDLVKVWKWCDERLDLQWSLEGHQLGVVSVDISHTLPIAASSSLDAHIRLWDLENGKQIKSIDAGPVDAWTLAFSPDSQYLATGTHVGKVNIFGVESGKKEYSLDTRGKFILSIAYSPDGKYLASGAIDGIINIFDIATGKLLHTLEDSQLLVTASDDGYIKIYDVQHANLAGTLSGHASWVLNVAFCPDDTHFVSSSSDKSVKVWDVGTRTCVHTFFDHQDQVWGVKYNGNGSKVVSVGDDQEIHVYDCPV, encoded by the exons ATGACCAACCAG TACAGCATTCTCTTCAAACAGGAGCAAG CCCACGACGATGCCATTTGGTCAGTTGCCTGGGGAACAAACAAGAAGGAGAACACTGAGACGGTGGTGACGGGCTCCCTGGACGACCTGGTGAAGGTCTGGAAATG GTGTGATGAGCGGCTGGACCTGCAGTGGAGCCTGGAGGGACATCAGCTGGGGGTGGTATCCGTGGACATCAGCCACACGCTGCCCATTGCTGCGTCCAGTTCTCTCGACGCACACATCCGTCTCTGGGACTTAGAAAATGGCAAACAGATAAAGTCTATAGATGCAGGACCTG TGGATGCCTGGACTTTGGCCTTCTCCCCCGATTCCCAGTATCTGGCCACAGGAACTCATGTGGGGAAAGTGAACATCTTTGGTGTGGAAAGTGGGAAAAAGGAATATTCCTTGGACACAAGAGGAAAATTCATTCTCAGTATTGCTTAC AGTCCCGACGGGAAGTACCTGGCCAGCGGAGCCATCGACGGCATCATCAATATTTTTGACATTGCCACCGGGAAGCTTCTGCACACGCTGGAAG ACTCGCAGCTCCTCGTCACGGCCTCAGACGACGGCTACATCAAGATCTATGATGT GCAGCACGCCAACCTGGCCGGCACACTGAGTGGACACGCCTCCTGGGTGCTGAACGTCGCCTTTTGTCCCGACGACACGCACTTTGTTTCCAG CTCATCTGACAAGAGTGTGAAAGTCTGGGATGTTGGCACGAGGACCTGTGTGCACACCTTCTTTGATCACCAGGATCAG